Part of the Maridesulfovibrio sp. genome, TACTCGAACTCATAGCGTGGTTCTTTGCAGGCTGGCTCACAGCCCTTGCCATATCAGGCTTAGTGGGAGTGGGCATACTCACTGCCTGTCTCTACAAGGAACTTAAAAAATGGCGAGGTAAGCGTAATGGATAACAGAGCAGCAACTATCAACGGCGTTGAGATTCGTTTCGATGGAGAACTGGTGAACCTGACCTCGCTGTGGAAAGCCGCTGGTGGTGACGAACGTAACAAGCCTGTTAAGTGGCTCACTAACGAAGGGGCCAAGGACTTCATATCTTCCCTGGCGAAGGAGTTTAAAAGTCAGAAATCTGACCTTTTGAAAATCACCAAGGGACGCTATGGCGGCACCTTCGGTCACTGGCAGATCGCGCTGGCCTACGCCAAGTATCTCTCCCCTGAGTTCCACATCGCTGCCAACAAAATCATCAAGCGATACATCGAGGAGGAGATCGACCCGTCCAAAGCGATTGACCGTGCCGTGAATCGGTATCGCCGCATGGGTATGACCGATGCTCAGATCGAAGCACGTCTCAAAGGAACCGTGTCCCGTAACAGTCTCACATCCACTGTGGCTCGTGTTCTCGACGACCCTGGTCAGCATGACTATTCCCGCTTCACCAACCAGATGTACTTCCTTCTGTTTGGTAAAGACGCCAAGCAGCTCAGTAAGGAGCGCGGCGTGAAGATCGCCAGGGATGGCATGACCGAGACCGAGCTGCGTGTGGTCGATGCGTGTGAAGCATTGCTCAAAGATCGTCTCGCAGCGGAGGGCTATGTTGACCGTAAGGAACTGGCCCAGGCTGTCAGGACTATCGCTGGTCCCTTCGGTATGGTCTTGAACCATGGGGAGGCCGCCTAATGGATAACCGTGTCGCAATCATCGACGGTGACATCCTTGCCTACCAGATAGCATCCAGAGAGGAGAAACCGATCAACTGGGGTGACGGCTTCTGGACCCTTCATGCAGAACAAGGGCCAGCCGAAGTTGCTCTGGAGGATCGCGTTCTCCAACTCCAGGAAACCCTCAAGTCAGACAGGGTAATCATTGCTCTGT contains:
- a CDS encoding KilA-N domain-containing protein; this translates as MDNRAATINGVEIRFDGELVNLTSLWKAAGGDERNKPVKWLTNEGAKDFISSLAKEFKSQKSDLLKITKGRYGGTFGHWQIALAYAKYLSPEFHIAANKIIKRYIEEEIDPSKAIDRAVNRYRRMGMTDAQIEARLKGTVSRNSLTSTVARVLDDPGQHDYSRFTNQMYFLLFGKDAKQLSKERGVKIARDGMTETELRVVDACEALLKDRLAAEGYVDRKELAQAVRTIAGPFGMVLNHGEAA